The following are encoded in a window of Chitinophagaceae bacterium genomic DNA:
- a CDS encoding PHP domain-containing protein produces the protein MSNTLTFNFHVHTSYSSDGYNSFSAIYRHARKNNIDVLAITDHDTTEGAVDFLQWLRVKKKNDLRVIMGEEVTCADGTHIIGLFLKKAIVSKTPLDVVKEIKEQGAFVYFPHPQRHDGILNSVSFEEVLPWGDFYECFNAKISHEYNEAAVNSLSGYDHLKPLGGSDAHYNYDIRKCICTLEQKGDLFETLTGYKNSGSIKIEGVKKWGSNNYLPGYYRVKKIVNPPAAFKALAKKVFPAYKNYKDGRRSLVFETILDTL, from the coding sequence ATGAGCAATACACTGACCTTTAATTTTCATGTGCATACGAGCTATTCATCGGATGGGTATAATTCCTTTTCCGCCATATACCGTCATGCCCGGAAAAACAATATTGATGTGCTGGCCATTACCGATCATGATACCACGGAAGGAGCCGTGGATTTTTTACAATGGCTGCGGGTGAAAAAGAAAAATGACCTCCGTGTTATCATGGGCGAAGAAGTTACCTGCGCTGATGGAACGCATATCATAGGACTGTTCCTTAAAAAGGCCATTGTATCTAAAACACCGCTGGATGTGGTAAAGGAGATAAAGGAGCAGGGTGCTTTTGTTTACTTCCCGCATCCGCAGCGGCATGACGGCATACTGAATTCCGTTTCGTTTGAAGAGGTTTTACCCTGGGGAGATTTTTATGAATGTTTCAATGCAAAGATCAGTCATGAGTATAATGAGGCAGCGGTGAACAGCCTGTCCGGTTATGACCATTTAAAGCCATTGGGAGGCAGCGATGCACATTATAATTATGATATCCGGAAATGCATCTGCACCCTTGAGCAAAAGGGCGATCTGTTTGAAACGCTCACGGGGTATAAGAATTCAGGTTCAATTAAAATAGAAGGAGTTAAGAAGTGGGGCTCGAATAATTATCTGCCCGGGTATTACCGGGTAAAAAAAATAGTGAACCCGCCGGCGGCTTTTAAAGCGCTTGCAAAAAAGGTATTCCCGGCTTATAAAAACTATAAGGACGGCAGGAGGTCGTTGGTATTTGAAACGATCCTGGATACGCTGTAA
- a CDS encoding glycosyltransferase family 4 protein, with translation MKNKKILLIGPYPPPFGGVSIHIKRLKPLLAGRFDVDVIDEARVKKDNIFNIRSLKIGRYLQKVLAADIVHIHSGLLSLRILHYLAASLFFKKRIITIHGYEPGRGVVERVLDKIMLRTCNKTIFVSREIAGRFNVKQYLIKDAFLPPDLGAEEEIPAPVKNWVNEKRGLGYQVCSANAWRLDSHNNEDMYGLDLCIAAASELKKKNEKVAFVFVVCEDTGIIKLEKYRQLIREFGLEDCFLLFEAPLSFIRLIGDSDIVLRPTNTDGDALTVREALFLGKTVIASDVVMRPAGTRLFKTRDAGSLARAITDAKTGNTGNDGGMNDQAKDIASYTAYYCNNIYN, from the coding sequence ATGAAAAACAAAAAAATTCTATTGATCGGGCCTTATCCGCCTCCTTTTGGCGGGGTAAGTATCCACATTAAACGGCTAAAGCCCTTACTTGCGGGCCGGTTTGATGTGGATGTGATCGATGAAGCAAGAGTTAAAAAAGATAATATTTTTAATATACGTTCGTTAAAGATTGGCCGGTATTTGCAAAAAGTACTGGCTGCCGATATTGTTCATATTCACAGCGGACTTCTTTCTTTGAGAATACTGCACTACCTGGCTGCAAGTTTATTTTTTAAAAAGAGGATAATTACGATTCATGGATACGAACCGGGCAGGGGGGTTGTTGAAAGGGTGCTGGATAAAATAATGCTCAGGACCTGTAATAAGACGATTTTTGTAAGCAGGGAAATTGCGGGAAGGTTCAATGTGAAACAGTATCTTATTAAAGATGCATTTCTGCCGCCGGACCTGGGTGCTGAAGAAGAAATACCAGCCCCGGTAAAGAACTGGGTGAACGAAAAACGGGGACTTGGCTACCAGGTTTGTTCAGCAAACGCCTGGCGGCTTGACAGTCATAATAATGAAGACATGTACGGGCTGGATCTGTGTATCGCAGCAGCATCTGAACTGAAAAAGAAGAATGAAAAAGTTGCTTTTGTGTTTGTTGTTTGTGAAGATACGGGCATCATAAAGCTTGAAAAATACAGGCAACTGATCAGGGAGTTTGGCCTGGAAGACTGTTTTCTTTTGTTTGAGGCGCCTTTGTCTTTTATCCGGCTTATTGGTGATTCGGATATTGTATTGAGGCCTACGAATACTGATGGGGATGCGCTTACGGTCAGGGAAGCGTTGTTTTTAGGAAAAACGGTGATCGCTTCGGATGTGGTGATGCGGCCTGCGGGCACAAGGCTCTTTAAAACCAGGGATGCCGGTTCACTTGCCCGGGCGATCACGGATGCAAAAACCGGCAACACAGGTAATGACGGTGGTATGAATGACCAGGCAAAAGATATTGCTTCTTATACTGCGTATTACTGCAATAATATTTATAACTGA
- a CDS encoding glycosyltransferase, which yields MSDPGCNIVVTGVSLFDGMASSTRVRNLFEPLIKMNLVTASNLVFETDNKEPIGRQGKLNDIEFEVIGFGLANFFSIFSFWYRGISFLKRNRKRDCKNILYNYNYPDLKNIVFILYAKLKGYRIIIDVIEDNRYESHISFINKARLKTSIFLFRFSRYFVHTYVAISEHLRQRCQEISKDRVPVHLIPVTVNLNYFKNEGYEPDRNNLKIFYGGSFGEKDGLGYLVDAFDEVCKTDSRVKLILTGAGNNRDVEKIKQRIENSPNRDRVIFMGFLSISDYYATLNSCDIFCMTRINSRFANAGFPFKLGEFLATGKGVIATNVGDVSSYLEDGVNALLISPNTVNELANAILTFINEPGKIKLLGAGARKTAETNFDSEKVGLRLLSIFRSA from the coding sequence ATGAGTGATCCGGGATGTAACATAGTGGTAACGGGTGTTTCCCTTTTTGACGGTATGGCCAGTTCAACAAGGGTGAGAAATCTTTTTGAGCCATTGATCAAAATGAACCTGGTTACGGCAAGTAACCTGGTTTTTGAAACGGATAATAAAGAACCGATCGGGCGCCAGGGGAAACTGAATGATATAGAGTTTGAGGTCATTGGTTTCGGGCTGGCCAATTTTTTTTCCATATTCAGTTTTTGGTACCGTGGTATATCGTTCCTGAAAAGGAACAGGAAAAGGGACTGTAAGAACATTCTTTATAATTACAATTATCCTGATTTAAAGAATATTGTATTCATACTTTATGCAAAGCTGAAGGGCTACAGGATAATCATAGACGTGATAGAAGACAACCGCTATGAGTCACATATAAGTTTTATCAACAAGGCAAGGCTTAAAACCTCCATATTCCTGTTCCGGTTTTCCAGGTACTTTGTGCATACCTATGTCGCTATTTCAGAGCATTTGCGGCAAAGATGCCAGGAAATTTCAAAAGACCGTGTGCCGGTACATTTGATACCGGTAACTGTCAACCTGAATTATTTTAAGAACGAGGGGTACGAACCTGACAGGAACAACCTGAAAATATTCTACGGAGGTTCTTTTGGAGAAAAGGACGGGCTGGGATACCTGGTTGACGCTTTTGATGAAGTATGCAAAACGGACAGCAGGGTGAAACTGATCTTAACCGGCGCAGGCAACAACCGGGATGTTGAAAAGATAAAACAGCGAATTGAAAATTCACCCAACCGGGATCGGGTCATTTTCATGGGCTTTTTGAGCATCAGCGATTATTATGCTACACTCAACAGTTGTGATATTTTTTGCATGACGAGGATAAACTCCCGATTCGCCAATGCCGGCTTCCCTTTCAAACTGGGGGAGTTCCTGGCCACAGGCAAAGGGGTGATCGCTACAAACGTGGGTGATGTTTCCAGTTACCTGGAAGATGGAGTGAATGCATTACTGATAAGCCCCAATACAGTAAATGAACTGGCAAATGCTATATTGACGTTCATCAATGAACCGGGAAAAATAAAACTCCTGGGGGCAGGGGCAAGAAAAACAGCTGAAACGAATTTCGATTCTGAAAAAGTAGGGTTGCGGCTATTATCGATCTTCAGATCAGCCTAG
- a CDS encoding glycosyltransferase, producing the protein MHLPRVLIVGQPFNNNSGGGITQANLFGGWEKDKIAVVSTVHMFNNLNTTICDTYYILGDKEYKWIFPFNLLQRKVASGLRKIDDQDTKQPPPVKAQTTLRGRIVDRYFYPFLEYIGLIHCVSKISLSKSLCEWIDAYRPDLIYAQASTLETVSFCKQVKAYVKKPMIYHVMDDWPSTISQRGPFKKYWHKKIDAEFRTLLSKADVLMSISHAMAKEYRRRYGMDFITFHNPIEIDFWKSHQRSSYELGQAPVILYAGRIGTGIEETLESMAKAVEKVNEGSGSPVQFVLQTKDRPSWMEKYTCVKHHSMVAYKDLPRVFAQADFLYLPYDFSEESIRFIKYSMPTKAPEFMISGTPVIMFGPEETALVQDAIQNKWAKVVTENNIQLLADAVKELLGDPFLRRQTAQNAIKLAETNFNSVKIRSDFRNIISSITENKQRLANAR; encoded by the coding sequence ATGCATTTGCCCAGAGTTTTGATCGTTGGACAGCCCTTTAATAATAACAGTGGCGGAGGCATCACGCAGGCAAACCTGTTTGGTGGATGGGAAAAAGATAAGATCGCGGTTGTGAGTACGGTGCATATGTTCAATAACCTGAATACAACTATTTGTGATACGTATTATATACTCGGCGATAAAGAATACAAATGGATATTTCCCTTTAATTTATTGCAGCGAAAGGTAGCCTCAGGCCTGCGTAAAATAGATGACCAGGATACGAAACAGCCGCCGCCGGTAAAGGCCCAGACAACACTCCGGGGCAGGATCGTTGACAGGTATTTTTATCCCTTTCTTGAATACATCGGCCTGATCCATTGCGTTTCAAAGATATCCCTGTCGAAAAGTTTATGCGAATGGATAGATGCGTACAGGCCGGATCTCATATACGCACAGGCTTCTACCCTCGAAACGGTATCATTTTGTAAACAGGTCAAAGCGTATGTAAAAAAACCCATGATCTATCATGTGATGGATGACTGGCCATCTACCATAAGCCAGCGGGGGCCATTCAAAAAGTACTGGCACAAAAAAATCGATGCTGAATTCAGGACGTTGTTGAGTAAAGCAGACGTTTTGATGAGCATCAGCCATGCAATGGCAAAAGAATACAGGCGCAGGTATGGAATGGATTTCATCACATTTCACAATCCCATTGAAATAGATTTCTGGAAGAGCCATCAGCGAAGCAGTTATGAGCTGGGCCAGGCCCCGGTAATACTGTATGCTGGCCGGATCGGAACCGGTATTGAAGAAACGCTGGAATCAATGGCAAAGGCAGTGGAGAAGGTAAATGAGGGATCGGGTTCACCGGTGCAGTTTGTGCTGCAAACAAAAGACAGACCTTCCTGGATGGAAAAGTATACATGTGTAAAGCACCATTCAATGGTGGCGTATAAAGACCTGCCACGGGTTTTTGCACAGGCTGATTTTCTCTATTTGCCGTATGATTTTTCCGAAGAATCCATTCGCTTTATAAAATACTCGATGCCCACCAAGGCACCGGAGTTCATGATTAGTGGTACACCGGTGATCATGTTCGGACCTGAAGAAACGGCCCTGGTGCAGGATGCCATTCAGAACAAATGGGCCAAAGTAGTAACGGAAAATAATATTCAACTGCTGGCAGATGCAGTAAAGGAATTACTGGGCGATCCTTTTTTACGCCGGCAGACCGCACAGAATGCAATTAAGCTGGCGGAAACAAATTTCAACTCCGTGAAGATCAGGAGTGATTTCAGGAACATCATTTCTTCCATAACAGAAAATAAACAACGGCTGGCCAATGCCAGATAA
- a CDS encoding carbamoyltransferase: protein MATFILGISAYYHDSAAAIVCDGEIIAAAHEERFTRKKHDASFPENAVRYVLQEAGIEFKDLAAIAFYDKSFIKFERLIETYHAFAPKGLTSFLSAVPVWIKEKLFMKKMLNDEFKKFSDKKIPVLFPEHHLSHAASAFYPSPFTEAAVLTIDGVGEWATTTIGHGVGNEIKMLRELHFPHSLGLLYSAFTYYTGFTVNSGEYKLMGLAPYGNPDSPQTKEFKEKTLSTLVDVREDGSILLNMKYFNYATGLKMTNNAKWTELFGLPPRNPESEISQDYMNMALAIQQITEELVIKLAATAKKLTNSENLVMAGGVALNCVANGKLIETGMFKNIWIQPASGDAGGALGAAYLGWYLWKGEKRTVNTNVADEMKGAYLGPEFDEKSIMGMVRKYGATHTHFEDFSELTKLVASKLKEGNVVGWFQGRMEYGPRALGGRSILGDARNPEMQKKMNLKIKYREGFRPFAPSVLEEDVNEYFKLEGTSPYMLVVMPVQEKHIKPLPSNYNSMEMYERLYHLRSDIPAVTHVDYSARIQSVSKKTNPRYWNLINEFKNQTGYGLLVNSSFNVRGEPIVCTPDDAFRCFMRTEMDFLVVGNFVFDKTRQQELVNDSNWKEEFKLD, encoded by the coding sequence TTGGCTACATTTATTTTAGGAATTTCTGCCTATTATCATGATAGTGCTGCTGCCATCGTTTGTGATGGAGAGATCATAGCAGCGGCCCATGAGGAACGTTTTACCAGGAAAAAACACGACGCATCTTTTCCCGAAAATGCCGTACGGTATGTATTGCAGGAAGCCGGTATCGAATTCAAAGACCTGGCAGCAATTGCATTTTATGATAAGTCTTTCATTAAGTTTGAACGGCTGATCGAAACCTACCATGCTTTTGCACCCAAAGGGCTTACCAGTTTTCTTTCGGCCGTTCCGGTATGGATAAAGGAAAAGCTGTTCATGAAGAAGATGCTGAATGATGAGTTTAAGAAATTCAGTGACAAAAAAATTCCTGTATTATTCCCGGAACACCATTTATCGCATGCTGCCAGTGCATTCTATCCAAGTCCTTTTACAGAGGCGGCTGTCTTAACGATCGATGGCGTGGGTGAATGGGCAACCACCACCATTGGACATGGTGTTGGTAACGAAATAAAGATGCTCAGGGAATTACACTTTCCTCATTCACTCGGTTTATTATACTCTGCTTTTACATACTATACCGGGTTTACTGTAAACAGCGGAGAGTATAAACTGATGGGACTTGCTCCTTATGGAAATCCGGATTCTCCGCAAACAAAAGAATTCAAGGAAAAGACATTAAGTACACTTGTAGATGTAAGGGAAGACGGGTCGATCTTGCTGAACATGAAGTATTTTAATTATGCCACCGGGTTAAAGATGACCAATAATGCTAAGTGGACAGAGTTGTTCGGACTTCCTCCCCGCAATCCGGAATCAGAAATTTCGCAGGACTATATGAACATGGCATTGGCCATTCAGCAGATAACGGAAGAACTTGTTATAAAACTGGCCGCCACGGCAAAAAAATTAACCAACAGCGAGAACCTGGTAATGGCCGGCGGCGTGGCATTAAACTGTGTGGCAAACGGAAAGCTCATTGAGACCGGTATGTTTAAAAACATCTGGATACAGCCTGCCTCAGGTGATGCAGGAGGTGCATTGGGCGCTGCCTACTTAGGGTGGTATTTGTGGAAGGGAGAAAAAAGAACCGTAAATACCAATGTGGCCGATGAAATGAAAGGCGCTTACCTGGGCCCTGAATTTGACGAGAAAAGTATCATGGGCATGGTGAGAAAATATGGAGCAACACATACACACTTCGAAGATTTTAGTGAACTCACAAAGCTGGTTGCATCCAAACTGAAAGAAGGCAATGTGGTAGGCTGGTTCCAGGGAAGAATGGAATATGGCCCGAGAGCGCTGGGCGGCCGAAGTATACTTGGTGATGCAAGGAATCCGGAGATGCAAAAAAAGATGAATCTTAAAATTAAGTACCGGGAAGGGTTCAGGCCTTTTGCACCCTCTGTTTTAGAGGAAGATGTTAATGAGTACTTTAAATTGGAAGGAACATCTCCTTACATGCTGGTAGTAATGCCGGTACAGGAAAAACATATTAAACCATTGCCGTCAAACTACAACAGCATGGAAATGTATGAAAGGCTTTACCACCTGCGTTCCGATATTCCTGCCGTAACCCACGTGGATTACTCAGCAAGGATTCAAAGTGTAAGCAAAAAAACAAATCCGCGTTACTGGAACCTCATCAATGAATTCAAGAACCAGACGGGATACGGGTTACTGGTGAACTCCAGTTTTAACGTACGGGGTGAGCCCATCGTTTGTACTCCGGACGACGCTTTCCGGTGTTTCATGCGTACCGAAATGGATTTTTTGGTAGTAGGTAATTTTGTTTTTGATAAAACACGCCAGCAAGAACTGGTGAATGATTCAAACTGGAAGGAAGAGTTTAAACTCGATTAA
- a CDS encoding glycosyltransferase has translation MKKIVHIQYSMESAGRAALRLQRAFQHTDVVSTIISLEHSVQESQGVKYLGAVARLIAKLEDRIQSYLTRKINRKLGSFSYPVLGSNVARLEEVKNADVIYIHWALKGLLNFRSMEQIAKLNKPVVIFLHDMWNITGGCHHSFDCVRYKTEGCNNCPMFPGENKHDLSAKGFGKKMRLYSRYRNLYFVSPGKWLYDCAKESLLTKDKPAFYIPNLLDKNIFKPTDKRTARQILNIDSNETVIAFGAITVDSPYKGWAYLQKALALLMQTSPAANISVLIFGSGYRKEIADAIPFNVRFMGYLKDEYSTALVYNAADVFIAPSLAEAFGYVVMEALSCGTPVVGFDVGGIPDMVKHKENGYLARYKDAEDLAEGVRYCINNGVKGYLPPEIEPERTVRKHLELIEQVSK, from the coding sequence TCAGCATACCGATGTTGTTTCAACCATTATTTCACTCGAGCACAGTGTGCAGGAAAGCCAGGGGGTAAAATACCTGGGTGCAGTTGCCAGGCTGATAGCAAAACTGGAAGACAGGATCCAGTCATACTTAACAAGGAAGATCAACAGGAAGCTGGGCTCGTTTTCTTACCCCGTCTTGGGCAGCAATGTGGCCAGGCTTGAAGAAGTAAAGAACGCCGATGTCATCTATATTCACTGGGCGTTAAAGGGGCTGCTGAATTTCAGGAGTATGGAACAGATTGCAAAGCTGAACAAACCGGTTGTTATTTTCCTGCACGATATGTGGAATATCACCGGGGGATGTCACCATAGTTTTGATTGTGTGAGGTATAAAACAGAAGGCTGCAACAATTGCCCGATGTTCCCTGGAGAAAATAAACATGATCTCTCCGCAAAAGGATTCGGTAAGAAGATGCGGCTTTATTCCAGGTACAGGAACCTGTACTTTGTATCACCTGGCAAATGGTTATATGATTGTGCAAAGGAGTCGCTGCTTACAAAAGATAAACCTGCTTTTTATATACCCAACCTGCTTGATAAGAATATCTTTAAACCAACAGATAAAAGAACGGCCAGGCAGATATTGAATATCGACAGCAACGAAACCGTGATAGCTTTTGGCGCCATTACGGTCGACAGTCCTTACAAGGGCTGGGCTTACCTGCAAAAAGCCCTTGCATTATTGATGCAGACCTCCCCGGCAGCAAATATCTCTGTTTTAATATTTGGAAGCGGTTACCGGAAAGAAATCGCTGATGCCATACCATTTAATGTCAGATTCATGGGTTACCTGAAAGATGAATATTCAACGGCCCTGGTTTATAATGCGGCCGATGTATTCATTGCGCCCTCATTGGCTGAGGCTTTTGGATATGTGGTGATGGAGGCATTAAGCTGTGGTACACCCGTAGTAGGTTTTGATGTGGGAGGGATACCGGATATGGTAAAGCATAAGGAAAATGGTTACCTGGCCAGGTATAAAGATGCTGAAGATCTTGCGGAAGGGGTCAGGTATTGTATTAACAACGGGGTGAAAGGGTATTTGCCGCCCGAAATAGAACCGGAGCGTACAGTAAGGAAGCACCTGGAGTTAATAGAACAGGTAAGCAAATAA